A single window of Nicotiana sylvestris chromosome 3, ASM39365v2, whole genome shotgun sequence DNA harbors:
- the LOC104247614 gene encoding U-box domain-containing protein 44-like has protein sequence MPEDPSTDVSHVQASGFVTEIIRLVYETIDAANSVVVQKENFDKFSNFLEKIALVLKELSKSGTSKISNLSPVFEDLKLEIELIKQLALDCRNRNKIYLLLNCQRIVKFFESSTRDITQTLLLMTSEPLNVLPEIADQLRDLCEKMLDTKYDVSTKEEEVSVKIESGIQERNVDRSYANDLLICIAKAVGIANEQSQLKKEFEEFKRGTASSEQGKNLAETLRMEEIILLLGKADLLTTAEEKQTNYLTKRNSLGRQPLEPLQSFYCPITGDVMEDPVETSSGQIFERAAIEKWLADGNKLCPLTKNPLKRSDLRSNKTLRQSIEEWKNRNIMVTIASLKQKIQANDEEEVLQSLQKLLEFCVRSELQREWIVMENYIPVTIDLLSANNTEIRKSALMILYALSKDSEEGKERIGTVDNAIGLVVRSLARKPEESTLALQLLLELSRSSIVRDLMGSVQGCILLLVTFMNSDDSVVANHASEILKNLSFLDQNVIEMARLNYGEPLLQHLCSGTESKRMSMAKTLSEIELSDQIKLCLIEKGALKPLLELLSHSNTEMKSIAVKALQSLSTVTQNGQLMVKEGVSDLLFELLFCHTLSNEIREHVAATIMQLAMSTNSQRSEDVQVSLLESLDDIFKLFSLVSLTGSNVQQSILRIFQAMCQSPAGSDIRTKLRQISAIKVLVYLCELDDRKVRADAVKLFYLLAKDGNDDTLLEHVNSTCIGNLVQIIRTSDNEEETAAALGIISYLPQDCSMSQHLLDAGALDVILDCLRGRNEHALPRNEVVENAAGALCHFTLPTNPETQKQVAEAGFITLLVSLLGSGSSLTKKNAATCLKQLSESSCILSKPARKNWMLSCCIASPTHGCPVHLGICSVESTFCLVEANALRPLAEVLDEPDPAASEASLDAILTIIEGAQLQNGSKLLAEANAIAPIIKLLSSSSIVLQEKALKALERIFRMIEMKQKYGISAQMPLVEITQKGRNDMKSLAAKVLAHLNVLPEQSSFF, from the exons ATGCCAGAGGATCCGTCCACTGATGTTTCTCACGTCCAAGCTTCAGGATTCGTCACTGAAATAATTCGACTTGTATATGAGACAATAGATGCTGCAAATTCTGTTGTTGTACAGAAGGAGAATTTCGATAAATTTTCAAATTTCTTGGAGAAGATTGCATTGGTCCTAAAAGAGTTATCGAAGTCTGGAACCAGTAAAATCAGTAACTTAAGTCCTGTTTTTGAGGATCTCAAGCTGGAGATAGAATTGATTAAGCAACTAGCTTTGGACTGCAGAAATAGGAACAAAATTTATCTCCTATTGAACTGTCAGAGAATTGTCAAGTTCTTTGAGAGTAGTACGAGAGATATTACTCAAACTTTGTTGCTAATGACTTCAGAACCTCTGAATGTTTTACCAGAAATCGCTGATCAGCTGAGAGATTTATGCGAGAAAATGCTGGATACTAAGTATGATGTCTCTACCAAGGAGGAGGAAGTTTCAGTGAAAATTGAATCAGGAATACAAGAGAGGAATGTTGATAGATCCTATGCAAATGATTTGCTCATTTGTATTGCCAAAGCTGTTGGAATAGCAAATGAGCAATCACAactgaagaaagaatttgaagaaTTCAAGAGAGGAACTGCAAGTAGTGAACAAGGGAAGAACCTGGCTGAGACATTACGGATGGAAGAGATCATTCTATTACTAGGCAAGGCTGATTTGCTTACAACTGCAGAAGAAAAACAGACAAATTATTTGACTAAAAGAAACTCTTTGGGTAGGCAACCATTAGAACCTTTGCAATCGTTTTATTGTCCGATTACTGGAGATGTCATGGAAGATCCGGTGGAGACTTCTTCCGGGCAGATATTTGAAAGGGCAGCGATTGAGAAGTGGTTAGCAGATGGCAATAAGCTGTGCCCCTTGACCAAAAATCCCTTGAAAAGATCAGATCTCAGGTCCAATAAAACGCTGCGTCAGTCAATTGAAGAATGGAAAAACAGAAATATCATGGTCACGATTGCTTCCCTAAAACAGAAAATTCAGGCAAACGATGAGGAAGAAGTGCTTCAATCCTTGCAGAAGTTGCTGGAGTTTTGTGTAAGGAGTGAGCTGCAGAGAGAATGGATAGTGATGGAAAATTACATTCCAGTAACTATAGATCTTCTATCTGCAAATAATACTGAAATAAGAAAGTCTGCTTTAATGATACTTTACGCCCTCTCAAAGGATAGTGAAGAAGGCAAG GAAAGAATAGGTACAGTAGATAATGCTATTGGATTGGTGGTGCGATCCCTTGCGCGCAAGCCTGAAGAAAGCACATTGGCTTTGCAACTGCTTTTGGAGCTATCGAGAAGTAGTATAGTTCGAGACTTGATGGGCAGTGTCCAGGGTTGCATCCTTCTACTTGTTACTTTCATGAATAGTGATGACTCTGTAGTTGCAAACCATGCAAGTGAGATTTTAAAGAATCTCTCTTTCCTTGATCAGAATGTTATTGAAATGGCAAGATTAAATTACGGTGAACCCTTGTTACAACACCTATGTTCAG GAACTGAAAGTAAGCGTATGTCCATGGCCAAAACCTTGTCAGAGATCGAGTTGAGCGACCAGATTAAGCTGTGCCTCATAGAAAAAGGGGCACTGAAGCCACTTCTTGAACTTCTCTCTCATAGCAATACAGAGATGAAAAGTATTGCTGTCAAAGCACTTCAAAGCCTTTCAACTGTCACACAAAATGGTCAGCTGATGGTTAAGGAAGGTGTCAGTGACCTGCTGTTTGAACTACTATTTTGTCACACCTTGTCAAATGAAATACGGGAACATGTTGCAGCAACAATTATGCAACTTGCCATGTCAACAAATTCGCAAAGATCAGAGGATGTTCAGGTTTCACTGTTGGAGTCTCTTGACGATATTTTTAAACTCTTTTCTCTTGTATCGTTGACTGGATCTAACGTGCAACAAAGCATTCTTCGTATCTTTCAAGCAATGTGCCAATCTCCTGCTGGTTCTGATATCCGGACTAAACTGAGACAG ATTTCCGCAATTAAGGTACTAGTCTACCTATGTGAACTTGATGACCGTAAGGTACGAGCTGATGCAGTGAAACTCTTCTATTTATTGGCAAAAGATGGCAATGATGATACTCTCTTAGAGCATGTAAATAGTACCTGCATTGGGAACTTGGTGCAGATCATCAGAACTTCGGATAATGAAGAAGAGACTGCTGCTGCGTTGGGAATAATCTCCTACCTTCCTCAAGATTGTTCAATGTCTCAGCACCTTCTTGATGCTGGGGCGCTTGATGTCATCTTAGACTGTTTACGCGGTAGAAATGAACATGCTTTACCAAGAAATGAAGTTGTAGAGAATGCTGCTGGAGCTCTTTGCCATTTTACTCTTCCAACAAATCCAGAAACACAAAAACAAGTTGCTGAAGCTGGTTTTATTACTCTTCTGGTATCCCTACTAGGGTCTGGCAGTTCCTTGACTAAAAAGAATGCAGCCACTTGTTTAAAGCAGTTATCAGAAAGCTCGTGTATTCTGAGCAAGCCGGCTAGAAAAAATTGGATGTTAAGCTGTTGTATTGCATCACCGACACATGGCTGTCCTGTGCACTTAGGAATTTGCAGTGTTGAATCCACATTTTGCCTTGTAGAGGCTAATGCTCTCAGACCCCTTGCGGAAGTGCTAGACGAACCAGATCCTGCAGCTTCTGAAGCTTCTTTAGATGCAATCTTGACTATAATTGAAGGTGCACAACTTCAGAATGGTTCTAAGCTACTTGCAGAAGCTAATGCCATTGCTCCAATCATAAAATTGTTGAGCTCATCCTCTATCGTTTTACAAGAAAAAGCTCTCAAGGCCTTGGAGAGGATATTTCGAATGATAGAAATGAAGCAAAAGTATGGGATATCAGCGCAGATGCCACTTGTGGAAATCACTCAGAAAGGAAGAAATGACATGAAATCTTTGGCTGCAAAAGTTCTAGCTCACTTAAATGTACTTCCTGAACAGTCTTCCTTTTTCTAA